Sequence from the Paenibacillus riograndensis SBR5 genome:
TTCCTGTGACTTCTTTATCAATCACTACTCTAAAAAATTCGCAAAGATTATCTATAAAAATCATGCTTCTTTCATTTTGAATATCCGGAAAGACAGGTAATTTTTCAGCCAGCAATCTAAGTCTAGGGAAATTACCTTTACAATTTGGTCCATACACCATTGGTATTCTTACGGAAACCGCCATGAACTGTGCATTAGTTAATTTCTGGATCGCAACATCAGCTTCTAGTTTACTTTTCCCGTAGAAATCTACTGGATTAGGGATTGTATTTTTAGAGACAACCTTAGTCTCACCAATCTTACCGTCCGAACCATATATAATCATGCTACTCATAAAAATAAATTGCTTAACCTTCTGCTGCTTAGCTTTATTTGCAACCTCAATGGCCAAGTCGCGATTAATTCTATAGTACTCTGACTCCTTACTCGGATCAGCAGATACATGGGCTATCCCGGCTACATGCAACACCACATCATAAATCGAAAAATCATGTTTCTTCCATTCTTCGCCTCTAACAGAAATCTCTTCTACTTCATATTGCTCTGGCCATTGCTGCAACCATTTAATAAAACTAGTGCCTATATAACTCCCTTTTCCAGTTATTAATATTTTTCGTTTATCCATCTTATAAAGTAACTCCTTTGGTGTTCGATGTCACATCTTGATCGTCTGCACCTTCTCTAACACCATCTGACTTTAGAACGCTTAATACGGTTCTTACAAAAACCTTTAAATCAAAAATAAAGGTAATGTTTACAGTATATTCACCATCCAGTTTGGCCTTCTCTTCAATAGGCAATTCATCTCTTCCATTAATCTGTGCCCATCCGGTCAAACCGGGCTTAATATCATTCGCTCTGTACTTATCACGTTCAGCTATCAGATCATACTGATTCCATAATGCTGGACGTGGTCCAATGATACTCATTTCGCCTTTAAGTATATTTATAATCTGAGGAAGTTCATCCAAGCTTGTTTTCCTTAGAAATTTGCCGACTGAAGTGATGAAAAAGTCAGGATCTTGCAGTAAATGAGTCGGCATATCACTTGGTGTATCCGTACGCATGGTCCTAAACTTCAAAATATAAAATTCACTCTTGTTCTTCCCTAGCCGCTTTTGTTTGAATAGTACTGGTCCTTTTGAAGTGAGCTTGATTACCACTGCGATAATCAAGAAAAAAGGCCATAACAGGAATATTCCGATTAGAGCCATCATAAAATCTGCGATTTGTTTTATTACGATATAATGTCTCATTTGTTCACCTAATCCTTATGAACTCTTTACTATGCAATCCCATCACTTACCAGATGAAGTGATGGGATTTTCAGTAATTAATCAAAGGTAACTATTGTGACTCATCCCCCAAGCTTCGACAATCCTAGCTGAACCGAGTCATTAAATGCTTTTCTATACTCAGCGATGATTGCTGTGCTGTAACCATTATTGTTTAGTTTTTGTTCAGCATCAGCTACTATACTATTAAAGCTGGAAGTAAATGAGGCGAGTTGTTCCTTACCTTTGGCTTTTAGTGCATTCCTTGTGGCATCATCTGTTGCTGCAAAGTATTCAAGAGCAAGACCGCCGAGTGAGGATTGGGCTTCGGATTTCAATGCATTCAACCTATCTTCAGTTTCACTGGTGATAGCCTCATAAGATACCTTACCATTGGAAGATCCACCGCCTGTGGCTCCTCCCGCAGCACCGGGTGCAGCCGAAGCAACTGGTGTGGATGTCGCATTTGGCTTAGAGGTAGCTGTAGGATTCGCTGTTGCTCCTGGAGCAGAGACATTACCTTGGCCTGTTCCATTAGCACTCCCAGGCGATTGCTCTTGATAAGATTTGGAAGCAGCTGTAATGGTCTTATTTTTTTGATCCCAGCTAATGGAATTCCCTACAGATTCCGATAAAAAGCGAAGGGGGACGTATAACGATCCATTCAGTAAATAGCTGCCTTGACCGGAAGGAACAGCCTTAGCGGAACCACTAAATACGTAGCTGGCTTTTACTTTTCCGAGTACGATGTTTTTGCTTGCAGTAGCTGCGCCACTCCCATTTCCGGCATTCATTAAGTACTCCTTGATCACTACCAATTCAGAACTGCTTGGTTCAGCCACTGTAACTTTTACATTCTTGGCGTCCCAGCTCACACTCTTCTGCAAGGCGTAGGACATAAAGCGCAGAGGTACATAAGTTGTATTGTTATACATAAATACATATTGTCCGGCAGGCGGCTGTATGGTCACTCCGTCAAAGACCATCTTCACGTTCATAGTGGGAACTTTGATCGAATCCGTAACTGTAGATGCTGATGCAGACAATGGAGCGGATGCAGTTAGTGGAGCTATCCCAATCAACATCAGCAGCATCAATGCTACAGCGGGAAATTTCGCTTTAGACACAATCATTCACTTCCTTCCTTTTGAGCTTGTTGTTCATTTTTCAATTGTTCTTCTTTGGCATTGGCTTCTTCTGAAGCAAGAATCTCGTCACGTGTTTTCCCTTGACTAACACCATATTTTTTAGCGACCTGTGAAAGCTCATTATATTGTTCTTCTGAAACCTTACTAAGAATAATACTGCGGGCTTCTCGTTTCTCTTCTACTGTTAAGCCACCTTTGGCTAACTCTTGAAGCCGTTTGATATCTGAGAGGCTTAGTTGGCCCATTACAATTGCAGCCACATCTGCCTTATCTTTAACCGTTACACTTTCTTGAATCTCCTTTGCTTTATCGGTTGAAACCTGGGCGGTGTAACCGTTTTTAGCAGGTCCTTTATCAGTAGCGGAAGCACTTGTTGGATTCTTTGTACTAGCAGCCGTTTGTCCATCATTATCCGCCTTTTTATCACCGGCACCCTCTGAAGCCGGAGTACTCGAAGGTGATACCGCGGTTGTTGGCTCTACATTCGATGTTGGCTCTACTTTCGATCCTGGTGCTGCTGAGGCCGTTGGCTCCGCAGTTGCGTCCCCCGCAGCTACAGGAGGTTCAACAATTTCTCCTTGGGTTGCATTACTGGTAGTCTCGTCTGCTTCTACGTTGAAGCCGTCAGCCATCGAACTCATTAACTTATCTACTGCATAGTTGGCAGCGAACAGGCCCGCAACTCCTAACACGACAATCACCGACAGCGTCCAGAACAATACTTTCTTCCATCTTTTGTTGAACACTTCAGGTACCTCCATAGGAATGAATTAGCTAATCGCAGCTTGAGCTACCGGCTGCATCGGCACAATCTGGTTAATGACTTCACGAATAGCGTCTCCGTCTTCGGATAATACACGTTCCAGGCGTTTGAACTCCAGCTCCAGCTGATTCTGGCTAAGGACGTTGGGTCTGCCGATGAAGATCCGGTTATGCCGGGTGGAACCCAGATTCTCCTCGGCTGTCAGCAGTTCTTCGTACAGCTTCTCACCTTCCCGTATTCCGGAGAAGGTAATCTCAATATCCTTGTAAGGCTCATAGCCGGACAAGGTAATCAGGTCCTCGGCTAAGGTCAGAATCCTCACTGGTTGGCCCATATCCAGTACAAAGACTTCTCCGCCATTTGCGAATGATCCGGATTGGATGACCAGCTGGACCGCTTCCGGAATCGTCATAAAATAGCGTACCATCTCGGGATGGGTTACGGTAACCGGTCCGCCCGCAGCGATCTGCTGTTTGAAGGCGGGAATGACGCTTCCCCGGCTGCCCAAGACATTCCCGAAACGTACTGCTGAGAATTTGGTTGGGCTGGAGGTATTGAGGCTCTGGACATACATTTCTGCGATACGTTTGGTGGCTCCCATCACACTGGTTGGATTTACGGCTTTGTCAGAGGAGATCAACACGAACCGTTCCGCTCCATATTTGTCAGCACAGTCAGCTACATTGCGGGTCCCGAAGACATTGTTCTTAATGGCCTCGGAGGGATTACGTTCCATCAGAGGAACGTGCTTATGCGCTGCCGCATGAAAGACTACATGCGGGCTGTGACTCTGGAATACTTCCATCATCCGCGTGCGGTCCTGAACATCCGCAATTACGGTAACAATGTTCAGATCCGGGAAGCTCTTGCGCAATTCCATCTCTATCGTGTAAATGCTATTTTCGCCGTGTCCGAGAATTAACAGCTTGTCTGGGGCAAAAGGGGAGATCTGACGGCATAGCTCAGAGCCAATCGAACCTCCGGCTCCGGTGACTAATACCGTCTTGTTATGTACATACCCGAGAATGCTGTTCATGTCAGCCACAATCGGTTCGCGTCCGAGCAAATCTTCTACGCTGACATCACGCAGCTTTTTTACCGAAATTTTGCCGGCAATCAAGTCATTAAGTGCAGGAATGATCTTCAGCTTGGCCCCGGTGGCCTTCGCCAGGTTAATAATCTCAGAGATTTCCGTTCGGGATACAGAAGGCATAGCGATAATAATCTCATGAATTTCGAGTTCCTTCACAAGCCGGGGAATATCATAACGGTTGCCGAGAACGGGTACCCCCAAGATAGACAGATGGTATTTATCTGCACTGTCATCAATGAAGCCAACAATTCGCGTATGCGCAAACGATGGACCCATCATTTCCCGGGCGATCAGTATTCCGCAGTCACCGGCACCCACAATCAGGGTATGAGTCTCTGTATCCTTGGAGTTAATACGATCATTGCGGAACACTCTCCAGCAGAAGCGGACTCCGCCCACCAGGAGCAGGATCGTTTCCATCGCGCGCACCTCAATGCTGAGGGGGACCCGTTCCGGCAAAATGATAAATGCCGCCACAAAGGAAAGAACAGCTCCTACAACGATCGCTTTGAATACAGAAATGATCTCATCAATGCTGGCATACTGCCATAATCTGCGGTACAAGCCAAAATAGATCAGACTGCCTCCAAAGGTTACTGTCGCAATAAGACCGAACACCAGCATCTGAAGCGTATATTCGTCAGGTATGCCCTTGGAAAACCGGAACATATAAGAAGTCACGATACTGAACCAGATGATCGCAAGGTCAATGAGGAATAATAAATAAACTCTGGTTTTCGCTGTCATTTTCAGTGCCTCCAAAAATAACATTTTTCTCTAAACAACTTAATTCCCGTAGTAGTAGTAATAATAACCTTCACTGGCTTTGCGCTTCACATTGTTCAGTACGACTCCCAGCATCTTCGCACCAACACGGTCAAGGTTAGCCTTGGCCTTGGCTGCGATATCCCGCTTCACTTTGCCATAGCTGACCACCATAATGACTCCGTCACTCTTGGAGGCGATAATTTGTGCATCTGTGACAGCCAAAAGGGGCGGAGTATCGAACAAAATCATATCGTAGCGCTGGCGCAGCTCCTGCAGCACAGCACTCATCCGGTTGGAGGCCATCATTTCTGCCGGATTTGGGGGAATTGGACCTGAAGTCATGATGGAGAGATTAGCTACACCTGAATCCTGAACGACATCCTCCAGATCAGCCTGCTGCGACAGCAGCGAAGACAGTCCAGCACGGTTGCTTAACGAAAATGTTTTGTGAGCTGTAGGCTTGCGCAAATCCCCATCAATCAGCAAAACTTTTTTGTCCGCTTGGGCATAAGCTGCCGCAAGGTTGGCCGTAACCGTAGACTTTCCTTCTTCAGGGCCGGAGGAGGTAACCATAATGATCTGGATCTGCTCGTCTACGGAAGAGAAATCAATGTTCGTCCGCAGAGCGCGAAAAGCTTCCGATACAGGCGAACGCGGATTGGTCACGGTAATGAGATGGCGTTGTTTACTTGGCTGCTGTGACATGTTCGAGTTCTCCTGCCTTTCTGGTCAGCTTCTGGGCCTGTAATTCTGTGGACTTCGTTTCCTCTTGCCCCAGTCTGGTGATCATGGCGATCGTAGGCAGACCCAGATATTTCTCGATATCCTCTTCGGTCTTCAAGGTGTCATCCAGGTATTCCAGCAGGAAGGCGATGCCCAGACCAATCATCAATGAAACGATAAAAGCAATTGCCAGATTCATTACAACGTTAGGCTCAACAGGTCCCGGCGCAACCGGCGGATCAACCTTAGCCTCATTCAGGATGGATACGTTCTGCACATTGAACAGGGACGGAATCTCCTGCTTGAACACAAGTGAAATGGCATTCACGATTTCTGCAGCTCTCTGGTACGAATTATCTCGAACGACAAGTGTCATCACCTGCGTATTATTTACAGAACTCACATTAACCTTCTTGAGCAGATCTTCCGCAGTAAGATTGAATTGCGGATAGTTCTTGGCTACGACATCCAGAATAGCGGGTGTTTTGATAATTTCCTTGTACGTATTAATTAACTGAATATTGGTATTGATCTGATTAAGGTCAAGCTGTGCCACAGTAGACTGTGTAGGCGTCTGATTAACGATAATCTTGGTGGAGGCTTCATACACCGGATTCTTAATATATAGGCTGTATACTCCGGCAAGAATACAAACCGCAACCACAATGCTTACAATCATCCACAGTCTCTTCCTGACGATCTGGAAATAATCGCGAAGATCCAATTCTTGTGCTGACAAGTGAATTTCCCTCCAAGCTGTTTCTGTAATATTCATCCTATACACAGTGAACTCGTGAATCTTGAATATGAGTTCGCAAGTTCAATGTATATAAGCTAAAAAAGTGCCTCCTCTCACCGAGACGAGAGGAGGCTCTCCACTTGCTTATAATAAAAACTTTTACTTGAAGTTGATGGTACGGTAGATGATTACAGCTGCTTCTGCACGGGTTGCTGTGTTGTTCGGGTTGAACTTGCCGGCATTGCCGATAACAAGGTTATGGCTAGCTGCAAAGGCTACTCCATCTTTCAGGGAAGCGGCGATTTTCGCAGCATCCGCGAATTTAGTCAACGACGAAGCATCTCCTGCAGTTGCTTGCGGGTTAACAGTCTTAACCGCACGGGCAATCATCGTTGCCATTTCAGCACGGGTGATGGTTGCGTTTGGATCGAACTGGGAAGCACTGCGGCCCGTAACGATGCCCTTCTCAGCAGCAACGGCTACATAAGGAGCGTACCAGGCTGTGGAGGCAACATCGCCGAAGCTTTCAGTAGCTGTGCTGTTCTCCAGGTTCAGCGCACGGATCAGCATCTTGGAGAATTCAGCGCGGGTAACATTGCTCTTCGGAGCGAACTTGCTTGCGCCAACACCTTCAATTGCGCCTTTAGCGGCTACAACTTGAATTTGTCTTCCAGCCCATGCTTGTACGCTTGCAACGTCGTTGAAGTTCACTTTGTTCTCAACGACTGCATAAGTTGAGAAGGTATCGCGCGGTTCAACGATATAGTCACCATCAACTACGCCGCCATGGAATTCGAGAGTTTTGTAGACCACCTTCGACACGGAGAGCAATTCCTTATCCAGGCCTGTTGTATTAGCCAAAGGAAGCTTAATAGTCAATGGCTGTTTGAAGGTTGATGTCTTCACGCCGCCTACTGTCAGATCGAAACTGTACACTTTCGAAGCCAGCTTCAGGCTTGTCAGAGAAGTTACTGTTGCGTCATCTTCATTCGTAACTGTCAGTGTTACTGCATCACTGAACTGGGATACCGGAATTGTAACTGTCAGCCCGTTGAAAGTTACTGCGATATTAGCAATGCCTTTTGCTTTGGCGGCTTCAATGATCACTTTGGACAGTGGAACTTCTATTACCTTAGCGTTGACAGTCCCCAAGTTCAGAGTAAGGGTAAGACCAGTCTTGCCAGGGTTCGCGGCCAGCAATGCGTCAAATGCCTTGATCACATCAGCGTCAACCAGCTTCAGGGTTGCTTTGTCGCCGACAATGCTAACCAATTTGGAAACATCATAGATTCCAGGAGTAGCAGTTGGGTTAGTGACTACTACAGCAGTGCCGCCACCGCCGCCACCACTACCACTACCACTTCCAGGGTTAGTAGTAGTCAACGGATAAGCACGAAGATAGGCCGAAGCAAGTGATTGTGCTGCTTTTCTGGAAGATTTAATTTCTGTATTCACATTAACGAAGGTCTGTACGAGATCATCAGCAGAAATGTTCAAATTAGCAAATGCTTGACTAACAGTTAACGCGCCAGTACCAATCTTACGATCGAGAACCTTGTAGACAGCATCCTTCACCAGAGTCTTCTGGTAAACAGGATCAGCAAGGTTGACCAGGTCTGCGCCGGATTTGTTTGCCAGCAAAGTGCGAAGTTCTGCTTCCACGCCGTTAGTAGCGAAGAAGAAATCCAGAATGTCGTCGAAGCTGAGATTTGGAACTTTGGCCTGGTCTGCAATAGAGTTGAACAAAGCAACGTTGGCCTCATCATAACGGATACCCTTAAGCACATCGAAATCATTTGCATACACATCG
This genomic interval carries:
- a CDS encoding polysaccharide biosynthesis protein, coding for MTAKTRVYLLFLIDLAIIWFSIVTSYMFRFSKGIPDEYTLQMLVFGLIATVTFGGSLIYFGLYRRLWQYASIDEIISVFKAIVVGAVLSFVAAFIILPERVPLSIEVRAMETILLLVGGVRFCWRVFRNDRINSKDTETHTLIVGAGDCGILIAREMMGPSFAHTRIVGFIDDSADKYHLSILGVPVLGNRYDIPRLVKELEIHEIIIAMPSVSRTEISEIINLAKATGAKLKIIPALNDLIAGKISVKKLRDVSVEDLLGREPIVADMNSILGYVHNKTVLVTGAGGSIGSELCRQISPFAPDKLLILGHGENSIYTIEMELRKSFPDLNIVTVIADVQDRTRMMEVFQSHSPHVVFHAAAHKHVPLMERNPSEAIKNNVFGTRNVADCADKYGAERFVLISSDKAVNPTSVMGATKRIAEMYVQSLNTSSPTKFSAVRFGNVLGSRGSVIPAFKQQIAAGGPVTVTHPEMVRYFMTIPEAVQLVIQSGSFANGGEVFVLDMGQPVRILTLAEDLITLSGYEPYKDIEITFSGIREGEKLYEELLTAEENLGSTRHNRIFIGRPNVLSQNQLELEFKRLERVLSEDGDAIREVINQIVPMQPVAQAAIS
- a CDS encoding CpsD/CapB family tyrosine-protein kinase codes for the protein MSQQPSKQRHLITVTNPRSPVSEAFRALRTNIDFSSVDEQIQIIMVTSSGPEEGKSTVTANLAAAYAQADKKVLLIDGDLRKPTAHKTFSLSNRAGLSSLLSQQADLEDVVQDSGVANLSIMTSGPIPPNPAEMMASNRMSAVLQELRQRYDMILFDTPPLLAVTDAQIIASKSDGVIMVVSYGKVKRDIAAKAKANLDRVGAKMLGVVLNNVKRKASEGYYYYYYGN
- a CDS encoding YveK family protein, which translates into the protein MSAQELDLRDYFQIVRKRLWMIVSIVVAVCILAGVYSLYIKNPVYEASTKIIVNQTPTQSTVAQLDLNQINTNIQLINTYKEIIKTPAILDVVAKNYPQFNLTAEDLLKKVNVSSVNNTQVMTLVVRDNSYQRAAEIVNAISLVFKQEIPSLFNVQNVSILNEAKVDPPVAPGPVEPNVVMNLAIAFIVSLMIGLGIAFLLEYLDDTLKTEEDIEKYLGLPTIAMITRLGQEETKSTELQAQKLTRKAGELEHVTAAK
- a CDS encoding sugar transferase, with translation MRHYIVIKQIADFMMALIGIFLLWPFFLIIAVVIKLTSKGPVLFKQKRLGKNKSEFYILKFRTMRTDTPSDMPTHLLQDPDFFITSVGKFLRKTSLDELPQIINILKGEMSIIGPRPALWNQYDLIAERDKYRANDIKPGLTGWAQINGRDELPIEEKAKLDGEYTVNITFIFDLKVFVRTVLSVLKSDGVREGADDQDVTSNTKGVTL
- a CDS encoding NAD-dependent epimerase/dehydratase family protein, with amino-acid sequence MDKRKILITGKGSYIGTSFIKWLQQWPEQYEVEEISVRGEEWKKHDFSIYDVVLHVAGIAHVSADPSKESEYYRINRDLAIEVANKAKQQKVKQFIFMSSMIIYGSDGKIGETKVVSKNTIPNPVDFYGKSKLEADVAIQKLTNAQFMAVSVRIPMVYGPNCKGNFPRLRLLAEKLPVFPDIQNERSMIFIDNLCEFFRVVIDKEVTGIFFPQNKQYICTTDIIRVMASTMNRRIRLVKFFNPLLKIMSGRINLINKVFGNKSYDQELIPPFDYCVTDFEESIKISM
- a CDS encoding S-layer homology domain-containing protein, with the translated sequence MKKKLAVSTLAASMTAASFAGFPFSSTGLAQHLGLVGTAAAAEVGHQTVKDKITTIYKNLTVTEATYLKNYSDEVAVLSQPKFEEIFHPVLKNIKLTDTEKATSLKLFKSVSSVVYDVYANDFDVLKGIRYDEANVALFNSIADQAKVPNLSFDDILDFFFATNGVEAELRTLLANKSGADLVNLADPVYQKTLVKDAVYKVLDRKIGTGALTVSQAFANLNISADDLVQTFVNVNTEIKSSRKAAQSLASAYLRAYPLTTTNPGSGSGSGGGGGGTAVVVTNPTATPGIYDVSKLVSIVGDKATLKLVDADVIKAFDALLAANPGKTGLTLTLNLGTVNAKVIEVPLSKVIIEAAKAKGIANIAVTFNGLTVTIPVSQFSDAVTLTVTNEDDATVTSLTSLKLASKVYSFDLTVGGVKTSTFKQPLTIKLPLANTTGLDKELLSVSKVVYKTLEFHGGVVDGDYIVEPRDTFSTYAVVENKVNFNDVASVQAWAGRQIQVVAAKGAIEGVGASKFAPKSNVTRAEFSKMLIRALNLENSTATESFGDVASTAWYAPYVAVAAEKGIVTGRSASQFDPNATITRAEMATMIARAVKTVNPQATAGDASSLTKFADAAKIAASLKDGVAFAASHNLVIGNAGKFNPNNTATRAEAAVIIYRTINFK
- a CDS encoding copper amine oxidase N-terminal domain-containing protein yields the protein MSKAKFPAVALMLLMLIGIAPLTASAPLSASASTVTDSIKVPTMNVKMVFDGVTIQPPAGQYVFMYNNTTYVPLRFMSYALQKSVSWDAKNVKVTVAEPSSSELVVIKEYLMNAGNGSGAATASKNIVLGKVKASYVFSGSAKAVPSGQGSYLLNGSLYVPLRFLSESVGNSISWDQKNKTITAASKSYQEQSPGSANGTGQGNVSAPGATANPTATSKPNATSTPVASAAPGAAGGATGGGSSNGKVSYEAITSETEDRLNALKSEAQSSLGGLALEYFAATDDATRNALKAKGKEQLASFTSSFNSIVADAEQKLNNNGYSTAIIAEYRKAFNDSVQLGLSKLGG
- a CDS encoding RodZ family helix-turn-helix domain-containing protein, which encodes MFNKRWKKVLFWTLSVIVVLGVAGLFAANYAVDKLMSSMADGFNVEADETTSNATQGEIVEPPVAAGDATAEPTASAAPGSKVEPTSNVEPTTAVSPSSTPASEGAGDKKADNDGQTAASTKNPTSASATDKGPAKNGYTAQVSTDKAKEIQESVTVKDKADVAAIVMGQLSLSDIKRLQELAKGGLTVEEKREARSIILSKVSEEQYNELSQVAKKYGVSQGKTRDEILASEEANAKEEQLKNEQQAQKEGSE